A genomic region of Elaeis guineensis isolate ETL-2024a chromosome 9, EG11, whole genome shotgun sequence contains the following coding sequences:
- the LOC105051214 gene encoding uncharacterized protein — protein MIPSNSLSLSHAHTQTLSRGEAMPRRRKQPSSAMRGIFTRSQSQIFLHRTRSGRDWANPDPGRRRHLLASFALPPSPLPTSTAATGDVLLASVKDLRARRVFSPASIPIETSPDPMATNKPDDDRQDGIDQLEKEATEEEGSGEVDEASNIFGGSGDAFVQSTPPAGIISLGPDPAPGERETEVPPIDQQTDNLGSDIASGDQAIGISSKDQRADAKLDSGNPLKRREGLAPCSRSKLFRNPSSFSYRRLLPFLMDLEKESSSGLKILPCQNAVEVERIMEEKPKPPQLQLGGSEGSLTEKLSDNWNFDENPVYKSSSLKTSGEDVYDMTTMISPLPDSGNGRAMQVDEVKSETYFEDPILESRMLHNSYLSPPVIHEDLSVDELAGNVQALSYLPSEVDVGCRMMLPLLNMDPKPPQRESQLEVVHSAARHVLAPKRGILKRYGRGCKGICMCLECATFRIHADRAYEFSRKQMDEADEIIVGLMKELANLRNLVDKTIIPMVGGGSSTILQLNRELLKGACQRASRAEEVANNGRRKMFNDLNIHCKIPGPRVTFAECVEQSITP, from the exons ATGATACCCtcgaactctctctctctctctcacgctcACACACAAACCCTATCCCGAGGCGAAGCCATGCCGAGGAGGCGGAAGCAACCCTCATCCGCCATGAGGGGTATCTTCACCCGAAGCCAATCCCAGATCTTCCTCCACCGCACCCGCTCCGGCCGCGACTGGGCCAACCCCGATCCCGGTCGCCGCCGCCACCTTCTCGCCTCGTTCGCCCTGCCGCCGTCCCCCCTCCCCACATCCACCGCCGCCACCGGCGACGTCCTCCTCGCCTCCGTCAAGGATCTCCGGGCCAGAAGGGTCTTCTCCCCCGCCTCCATCCCCATCGAGACCTCACCTGATCCGATGGCCACGAACAAGCCTGACGATGATCGGCAGGACGGGATTGATCAATTGGAGAAGGAAGCGACCGAAGAGGAGGGGAGTGGAGAAGTTGATGAGGCCTCGAACATATTTGGTGGATCTGGTGATGCTTTTGTCCAGAGTACACCACCTGCTGGGATCATATCCTTGGGGCCTGATCCGGCTCCTGGAGAACGAGAAACGGAGGTTCCTCCCATCGATCAACAGACCGATAACTTGGGGTCTGATATAGCTTCTGGAGATCAAGCAATTGGGATTTCTTCCAAAGATCAAAGGGCCGATGCGAAGTTGGACTCGGGGAACCCTCTAAAGAGGAGAGAA GGACTTGCTCCATGCTCACGTTCGAAGCTGTTTAGGAATCCAAGTTCTTTTAGCTACAGAAGACTGTTGCCATTTCTTATGGATCTAGAGAAAGAGAGTTCAA GTGGTTTAAAAATCCTTCCTTGCCAGAATGCTGTTGAAGTGGAAAGAATAATGGAAGAAAAGCCAAAACCACCACAACTTCAGTTGGGAGGCTCTGAGGGTTCCTTGACTGAAAAATTGAGTGACAAttggaattttgatgaaaatccaGTCTACAAAAGTTCCTCCTTGAAAACTTCTGGAGAGGATGTTTATGATATGACAACAATGATATCACCACTGCCTGATTCTGGCAATGGACGAGCAATGCAAGTTGATGAGGTTAAATCAGAAACTTATTTCGAAGATCCTATTCTTGAATCACGGATGTTACATAACTCATATTTGTCTCCTCCCGTCATTCATGAAGATCTATCAGTTGACGAGTTGGCTGGTAATGTGCAAGCCCTCTCATACCTGCCATCAGAAGTTGATGTGGGCTGCAGAATGATGTTGCCATTATTGAATATGGATCCGAAGCCTCCTCAAAGGGAATCTCAGTTAGAAGTCGTCCATTCTGCGGCAAGACATGTCCTTGCTCCGAAAAGAGGGATTTTAAAGAGATATGGGAGAGGATGCAAAGGTATCTGCATGTGTTTGGAATGTGCCACTTTTCGAATCCATGCAGATCGGGCATATGAATTCTCCAGGAAACAGATGGACGAGGCAGATGAAATCATAGTGGGACTGATGAAAGAGCTGGCAAATCTCAGAAATCTAGTGGATAAAACTATTATACCAATGGTTGGTGGTGGAAGCTCCACAATTCTTCAACTCAATCGG GAACTGCTAAAAGGAGCTTGCCAAAGAGCCTCCAGAGCAGAGGAGGTAGCAAATAACGGTCGCAGAAAAATGTTTAATGACCTCAACATACACTGCAAAATCCCT GGACCAAGGGTGACTTTTGCAGAATGTGTTGAACAAAGCATCACTCCGTAA